A region from the Curtobacterium sp. MCBA15_012 genome encodes:
- a CDS encoding sigma-E factor regulatory protein RseB domain-containing protein: MQKSAWLPAVLAPLVVAGAVAAPVIANAAADPVAGKDPSAADVIASVAQSRDAQYSGRLSQTSDLGLPELPSGAGGSSVQGDASDVLGLLTAPHTARVYVDGPDKQRVQLTQQLAEQDVVRNGDDVWTWDSKQRTAVHVTLPARGDAPAAGTTTPADVARRAIDAITPSTTVSKPTAVRVAGHDAWQVTLTPKSDDTLVGSVRLAVDQQTGLPLRATVLAAGSADPAFQVGFTSLDYGAPAARLFDFTPPSGAEVTTKDLSDADHGGHAAHGDGTAADRGTPTVTGSGWDTVVELPAGSVDRSALQGDADASGLLDQLTKPVDGGRAVQTKLVSVYLTDDGRVFAGAVPVSTLVAAAK, from the coding sequence ATGCAGAAGTCAGCCTGGCTGCCCGCCGTCCTCGCGCCGCTCGTCGTCGCGGGGGCCGTCGCCGCCCCCGTGATCGCGAACGCCGCCGCCGACCCCGTCGCGGGGAAGGACCCGAGCGCCGCGGACGTGATCGCGAGCGTGGCGCAGTCCCGCGACGCACAGTACTCGGGCCGGCTCTCGCAGACGAGCGACCTCGGGCTGCCCGAGCTCCCCTCGGGTGCCGGCGGGTCCTCCGTGCAGGGCGACGCGTCCGACGTGCTCGGGCTCCTCACCGCACCGCACACCGCGCGCGTCTACGTCGACGGACCCGACAAGCAGCGCGTGCAGCTCACCCAGCAGCTCGCCGAGCAGGACGTCGTCCGCAACGGCGACGACGTCTGGACGTGGGACTCGAAGCAGCGCACGGCCGTGCACGTCACGCTCCCCGCCCGCGGGGACGCGCCCGCCGCCGGCACCACGACCCCGGCCGACGTCGCCCGGCGCGCGATCGACGCGATCACGCCGAGCACGACCGTGTCGAAGCCGACGGCCGTCCGGGTGGCGGGCCACGACGCGTGGCAGGTCACGCTGACGCCGAAGTCGGACGACACCCTGGTGGGCTCCGTGCGGCTCGCGGTGGACCAGCAGACCGGCCTGCCGCTCCGCGCGACGGTCCTCGCCGCGGGCAGTGCCGACCCGGCGTTCCAGGTCGGGTTCACGAGCCTCGACTACGGCGCGCCGGCCGCCCGCCTGTTCGACTTCACCCCGCCGAGCGGCGCGGAGGTGACGACGAAGGACCTGTCCGACGCCGACCACGGTGGCCACGCGGCACACGGCGACGGCACGGCAGCCGACCGCGGCACGCCCACCGTGACGGGTTCGGGCTGGGACACCGTGGTCGAGCTGCCCGCGGGCTCCGTCGACCGCTCGGCGCTGCAGGGCGACGCCGACGCCTCCGGCCTGCTCGACCAGCTGACGAAGCCGGTCGACGGCGGGCGCGCGGTGCAGACGAAGCTCGTCTCCGTCTACCTGACCGACGACGGCCGCGTGTTCGCGGGTGCCGTGCCGGTGTCGACCCTGGTCGCCGCGGCGAAGTGA
- a CDS encoding ABC transporter ATP-binding protein, which yields MTATADLAIRTEALAKVFRRQRAVDGIDLAVPRGSVFGFLGPNGSGKTTTIRMLLGLSSATSGRIDLLGQPMPAARHTVLPRVGALVEGPASYPYLSGRANLHRFDAADPTSDPRSRKTRVDAALDRVGLTHAADKKAHAYSLGMKQRLGLANALLAPRDLLVLDEPTNGLDPQGTREVRNLIRSLADDGTTVFVSSHLLAEIEQVCTHAAVMRTGRLVAQGALDDLRAQGGRTITVRTPDVGHAGTVLIGLGLTPRRDAGADTLVADLPAETEPEAVTAALVHADVRVRGITVGGGTLEDLFVALTGDGFDVAA from the coding sequence GTGACCGCGACCGCCGACCTCGCGATCCGGACGGAGGCGCTCGCCAAGGTCTTCCGCCGCCAGCGCGCCGTCGACGGGATCGACCTCGCCGTGCCGCGCGGGTCGGTCTTCGGGTTCCTCGGTCCGAACGGCTCCGGCAAGACCACCACGATCCGGATGCTCCTCGGACTCTCGTCGGCGACGAGCGGCCGCATCGACCTGCTCGGCCAGCCGATGCCCGCCGCGCGCCACACCGTGCTCCCCCGGGTCGGGGCGCTCGTCGAGGGGCCGGCCTCCTACCCGTACCTGAGCGGTCGGGCCAACCTGCACCGCTTCGACGCCGCCGATCCCACGTCCGACCCGCGGTCCCGGAAGACCCGGGTCGACGCCGCCCTCGACCGGGTCGGCCTGACGCACGCGGCCGACAAGAAGGCGCACGCGTACTCGCTCGGCATGAAGCAGCGCCTGGGGCTCGCGAACGCGCTGCTCGCACCCCGGGACCTGCTCGTGCTCGACGAACCGACGAACGGCCTCGACCCGCAGGGCACCCGCGAGGTCCGGAACCTCATCCGGTCCCTCGCCGACGACGGGACGACCGTGTTCGTGTCGAGCCACCTCCTCGCCGAGATCGAGCAGGTCTGCACCCACGCCGCGGTGATGCGCACCGGGCGCCTGGTCGCGCAGGGCGCGCTCGACGACCTCCGCGCGCAAGGTGGCCGGACGATCACGGTCCGGACGCCCGACGTGGGGCACGCGGGCACGGTCCTGATCGGCCTCGGCCTGACGCCCCGACGGGACGCCGGTGCCGACACGCTCGTCGCGGACCTGCCCGCCGAGACGGAACCCGAGGCCGTGACCGCGGCGCTCGTGCACGCCGACGTCCGGGTCCGCGGGATCACGGTCGGCGGCGGCACGCTCGAGGACCTGTTCGTCGCGCTCACCGGGGATGGGTTCGATGTCGCAGCCTGA
- a CDS encoding dihydroxyacetone kinase family protein: MTTIHDDPEEFAEDQLAGWLALHGDRVRGVHGGAVALPTEGAPPQVAVVVGGGSGHYPAFCGLVGPGFATGAVVGNVFTSPSAAQVYSVAKAADQGRGVVLSFGNYAGDTMNFGLAAERLRAEGVDTRIVVVTDDVASSDEVAQRRGIAGDFSVFKAMGAAAADGADLDTVERLGNAANAATRTIGVAFSGCTMPGATGPLFSVPDGHLGLGLGIHGEPGIRDVPVLPATDLAQLLVERVLAARPDGASTRVAPVLNGLGDTKYEELFLLWGRVLPLLTAAGLEVVEPEVGELVTSLDMGGCSLTLQWLDDDLERLWRADAYTPAYRKLRAPVAALVPATAVQEAEAEATVVPEATDASRRAADAARAAVAAMDELLREQEETLGRIDAVAGDGDHGRGMVKGIGAARRAVEQTGREAGVAFVLGRAGDAWAASAGGTSGVLWGAALEAFGRALGDDRETVAPADVVDAAQAFADSIVQLGRASRGDKTLLDALLPFVDELRAAVEQGAALPEAWQVAARTAVEQAAATADLTPRVGRARPLAEKSKGTPDAGATSMGMVLTRVGEVLAARAPKEGVVA, encoded by the coding sequence ATGACCACGATCCACGACGACCCGGAGGAGTTCGCCGAGGACCAGCTGGCCGGCTGGCTGGCACTCCACGGTGACCGCGTCCGCGGCGTGCACGGGGGCGCCGTCGCCCTGCCGACCGAGGGTGCCCCGCCGCAGGTGGCGGTCGTGGTCGGCGGTGGCTCCGGCCACTACCCCGCCTTCTGCGGGCTCGTCGGCCCCGGGTTCGCCACCGGCGCGGTCGTCGGCAACGTCTTCACCTCGCCGTCCGCGGCGCAGGTCTACTCGGTCGCCAAGGCCGCCGACCAGGGCCGCGGCGTGGTCCTGTCGTTCGGCAACTACGCCGGCGACACGATGAACTTCGGGCTCGCCGCCGAGCGGCTGCGCGCCGAGGGCGTGGACACCCGCATCGTCGTCGTGACGGACGACGTCGCGAGCTCCGACGAGGTCGCGCAGCGTCGCGGCATCGCCGGCGACTTCTCGGTCTTCAAGGCGATGGGCGCGGCGGCCGCGGACGGCGCCGACCTGGACACCGTCGAGCGACTGGGGAACGCGGCGAACGCGGCCACCCGCACGATCGGCGTCGCCTTCTCGGGCTGCACCATGCCCGGGGCGACCGGCCCGCTCTTCAGCGTCCCGGACGGCCACCTCGGCCTCGGCCTCGGCATCCACGGCGAGCCCGGCATCCGCGACGTGCCCGTCCTGCCCGCGACCGACCTCGCACAGCTGCTCGTCGAGCGGGTCCTCGCCGCCCGCCCCGACGGCGCCAGCACGCGGGTCGCGCCCGTCCTGAACGGCCTGGGCGACACGAAGTACGAGGAACTGTTCCTGCTCTGGGGCCGGGTGCTGCCGCTGCTCACCGCGGCCGGACTCGAGGTCGTCGAGCCCGAGGTCGGCGAACTCGTGACGAGCCTCGACATGGGCGGCTGCTCCCTGACCCTGCAGTGGCTCGACGACGACCTCGAACGGCTCTGGCGTGCCGACGCGTACACCCCGGCCTACCGCAAGCTGCGGGCGCCGGTCGCCGCGCTCGTGCCGGCCACCGCGGTGCAGGAGGCCGAGGCGGAGGCGACGGTCGTGCCGGAGGCGACCGACGCCTCCCGTCGGGCCGCCGACGCGGCGCGCGCCGCCGTCGCGGCGATGGACGAGCTGCTGCGTGAGCAGGAGGAGACCCTCGGGCGGATCGACGCGGTCGCCGGGGACGGCGACCACGGACGCGGCATGGTGAAGGGGATCGGTGCGGCCCGCAGGGCGGTCGAGCAGACCGGCCGGGAGGCGGGGGTCGCCTTCGTCCTCGGACGTGCCGGTGACGCGTGGGCCGCGTCGGCGGGCGGCACGTCCGGTGTCCTGTGGGGTGCGGCGCTCGAGGCCTTCGGGCGGGCGCTCGGTGACGACCGCGAGACGGTCGCGCCCGCCGACGTCGTCGACGCCGCCCAGGCCTTCGCCGACTCGATCGTGCAGCTCGGCCGCGCGTCGCGCGGCGACAAGACGCTGCTCGACGCGCTGCTGCCGTTCGTCGACGAACTGCGCGCAGCGGTCGAGCAGGGCGCGGCGCTGCCCGAGGCGTGGCAGGTCGCCGCCCGGACCGCGGTGGAGCAGGCGGCGGCGACCGCCGACCTCACGCCGCGGGTCGGACGGGCGCGACCGCTCGCCGAGAAGAGCAAGGGGACGCCCGACGCGGGCGCCACCTCGATGGGGATGGTCCTCACCCGCGTCGGCGAGGTCCTCGCCGCACGCGCACCGAAGGAAGGAGTGGTCGCGTGA
- a CDS encoding ABC transporter permease, with protein sequence MSQPETTAPQPDAGAGATATATATATATAHRADATAPQPHAPTGRGRTFALLGSELALVFRRRRTWAMLGALALVPVLIAIAVRLTTDGDDGGPAFLGDITNNGLFVAFTALTVSIPLFLPLTVGVVSGDTVAGEASHGTIRYLLVAPTGRLRFILVKYVGAVAFCLAATLLVVLVGALVGALLFPIGPVTLLSGTQVDGWSYAGRAVLLALYVTLSMLGLAAIGLFASTLTTVPVGAMATTVVLAGVSQVLDQLPQLDWLHPFLFSHLWLGFGDLLRDPIAFDSFGSNALLQLGYVAVFGALAYGRFATKDVLS encoded by the coding sequence ATGTCGCAGCCTGAGACCACCGCACCGCAGCCCGACGCGGGCGCCGGGGCCACGGCCACGGCCACGGCCACGGCCACGGCCACGGCCCACCGTGCGGACGCCACCGCGCCGCAGCCCCACGCCCCCACCGGCCGGGGTCGCACGTTCGCCCTGCTCGGGTCCGAGCTCGCCCTGGTCTTCCGTCGGCGCCGCACCTGGGCGATGCTCGGGGCGCTCGCCCTCGTCCCGGTCCTCATCGCGATCGCGGTCCGCCTGACCACCGACGGCGACGACGGCGGCCCGGCCTTCCTCGGGGACATCACGAACAACGGACTCTTCGTGGCGTTCACGGCACTGACGGTGTCGATCCCGCTGTTCCTGCCCCTCACGGTCGGGGTCGTCTCGGGCGACACGGTCGCGGGCGAGGCGTCGCACGGCACGATCCGGTACCTGCTCGTCGCGCCGACCGGGCGACTGCGGTTCATCCTCGTCAAGTACGTCGGTGCGGTGGCGTTCTGCCTCGCCGCGACCCTGCTCGTGGTGCTCGTCGGAGCCCTCGTCGGGGCGCTGCTGTTCCCGATCGGCCCGGTGACCCTGCTGTCCGGGACCCAGGTCGACGGGTGGTCGTACGCCGGGCGGGCGGTGCTCCTCGCGCTCTACGTGACGCTGTCGATGCTCGGGCTCGCGGCGATCGGCCTGTTCGCCTCGACGCTGACGACGGTGCCGGTCGGGGCGATGGCGACCACCGTGGTGCTCGCCGGGGTCTCCCAGGTGCTCGACCAGCTGCCGCAGCTCGACTGGCTGCACCCGTTCCTGTTCTCGCACCTGTGGCTCGGGTTCGGCGACCTGCTGCGCGACCCGATCGCGTTCGACTCGTTCGGGTCGAACGCGCTGCTCCAGCTCGGGTACGTCGCGGTCTTCGGCGCGCTCGCGTACGGCCGCTTCGCGACGAAGGACGTCCTGAGCTGA
- a CDS encoding ribose-5-phosphate isomerase, with amino-acid sequence MTYRLVVGSDDAGFDYKEVIRRDLEADPRVASVVDVGVDAEGHTAYPHVAVDAARMVATGEADRAVLVCGTGLGVAISANKVPGIRAVTAHDSFSVERSVLSNDAQVLCLGQRVVGLEVARRMVREWLGYVFDPGSASADKVAAICGYDGSAPVGADALETGGGPRD; translated from the coding sequence GTGACGTACCGGTTGGTGGTGGGCTCGGACGACGCCGGGTTCGACTACAAGGAGGTCATCAGGCGGGACCTCGAGGCCGACCCGCGGGTGGCGTCGGTGGTGGACGTCGGGGTCGACGCCGAGGGGCACACGGCGTACCCGCACGTCGCCGTGGACGCGGCACGGATGGTCGCCACGGGCGAGGCCGACCGGGCGGTCCTGGTGTGCGGCACCGGGCTCGGGGTGGCGATCAGCGCGAACAAGGTCCCGGGCATCCGTGCGGTGACCGCGCACGACAGCTTCAGCGTGGAGCGGTCGGTGCTCAGCAACGACGCCCAGGTGCTGTGCCTCGGGCAGCGGGTCGTCGGGCTCGAGGTCGCGCGACGCATGGTGCGGGAGTGGCTCGGCTACGTCTTCGACCCGGGCAGCGCGAGTGCCGACAAGGTCGCCGCGATCTGCGGGTACGACGGCTCCGCCCCGGTCGGCGCGGACGCCCTCGAGACCGGCGGCGGCCCCCGGGACTGA